The Candidatus Methylomirabilota bacterium genomic sequence GCGGCCCAGCGTGAAGCAGAGCGAGCCCTCCATCTCCTCGGGGGCGCAGCCGATGGCCCGGAGCACCTGGGACGGCGTGCCGGTCCGCTGCGCGCAGGCCGAGCCCGACGAGGCCGCCACGCCGCAGAGATCCAGGTCGAGGAGCACGCTGTCGGCCTTGACCCCTCGGAACACGAAGCTCGCGTGGTGAGGCAGCCGCTCCGCGCGCGAGCCCGTCAGCCGGCAGTCCGGGATGGAGGCGGCCAGCGCGTCCACGATGCGATCGCGGAGCGCGGCGAGGCGCGCGGGCTCGCCGTGGCCCGTCTCGGCCCGCATCAGCTCGGCCGCAACGCCGAGCCCGACCAGGGCGGGCAGGTTCTCCGTGCCGGATCGGTAGCCGCCCTCCTGCCCGCCTCCCAACATCTGCGGCAGGAGCTTGATTCCCGGCCTGACCCAGAGCGCCCCCGCTCCCGGAGGGCCGTAGAGATCGTTGCTCGACAGGGTCACCAGGTCGAGGCCCACGGCTTCGGCGGCGAACGGCACCCGCCCCAGGGCGCCGACGGCATCCACATGGAGCGGCACGCCCGCCGCGCGCGTGATCCGCGCGATGTCGCCCAGCGGCTGGAGCGTGCCGATCTCCGCGCAGGCGGCGCCGATCGAGACGAGGACGGTCTCGGGCCGCAGGGCCGTCCTCACCGCCTCGGGATCGACGCGTCCCTCGGCATCGACAGGAAGGATGCTCACGGCGTCGCCGGCCTTCTCGAGATCGCGGCAGGCGTTGAGCACCGAGATGTGCTCCGCGGCCGACGTGACGACGTGGCGGGGCCTGTCGCCGCCGCGCAGCGCGATGCCGCGGATCGCGAGGTTGTTGGCCTCGGTGGCGCCCGAGGTGAAGATGACGCCCGGCGCCGCGCCGCCCACGAGCCGGGCAACCTTGGCACGGGCCGCTTCGAGCGACTCGAGGGCCTCGGAGCCGAGGGAGTGGGGCGCGGAAGGATTGCCGATGCCGGCCTCGAGGAAGGGCCGCATCACGGCGAGGACGCGCGGATCTACCGGCGAGAACCCCGCGTAGTCGAGGTAGACCCTGTCGGGAGCAGCGCCCCCGCGCTCCACGCCGCTACCGGGTCTTCCTGACCAGGAAGCGGTACACGCCGTCCTCCCGCGAGACCTCCACCAGCTCGTTACCGGTGATCTGGCACCAGCTCCGCATGTCGGCGTCCGAGGCCGGATCGTCCGAGAGCATGGCCACAAGCTCTCCGGGACGCATGACCCGGATGGCCTCGCGGGTCTTGACGATCGGCATTGGGCAGAAGAGCCCGATGCAGTCGATCTCCCTGTCGGGAATGAACACTTTTGGCTCGGTCGCCATGCCCCGATACGGTATCCTAGGCCTCGCGGCGCAGTCAAGGCGGCGGGGTGGTTCCTTGACTATCCACTAACCGCCAGCCAATATTTACCAAATGGCTCAGGCCAAGCGAGCGGTGAGACCCAAGCCCGAGGAGCCCACCCTGGTTGCGGGCGGCGCACGGCGCACCATCATGCTCGCCCTGTGGCTGACCTCCTTCATCCCGCTTATGGTGGTCGCCTACAGCTTCTACGCGTATCTCCTGCCGCTGCTCGACCACACCCGGCAGGTCCGCGACCTGCCCTGGCTTCAGGCCCTGCTCGTCTTCACCGGGCTCCTGATGGCGGTGGGCGGCGTGCTCATCTGGGGTCTGACGCGCGCGCTCCCTCGCCCCGAGCCGGCCGCCCAGACGCCCGCGCCGGCGCCAGAGCGCCCGCAGGCGGCGTCGAAAAATCTGGACGACGCCGACGGGCTGCTGCACTCCTTCTCCCGCATGCTCGCGCCCATCGAGCAGCAGGCGGCGGCACTCGACCGCTACGCCACGCGCCTCGACAACGCCTACCAGGAGCTCGAGTCCACCAACGCCCGCCTCAAGGAGTTCTCCTTCAAGGACGAGGTGACGGGGCTCTACAACCGGCGCTTCTTCTCGATCCGTCTCGAGGAAGAGGTCTCGCGGTACCGCCGCTTCAACCACCCCGTCTCGGTCGTGCTCCTCGACCTCGACGCCTTCAAATCTGTCAATGACGAGCTCGGCCACGCCGCAGGCGACGAAACGCTGCGGGGCATGGCCGAGATTCTCCTCCGGCACTCGCGCGGCATCAACGTCATCTGCCGCTACGGCGGCGACGAGTTCGCCGTCCTCCTGGTCGAGACCTCCAAGGCGGGCGCGCGGCTGTACGCCGACCGAATCCGCTACGTGCTCTCCTCGTACCAGTTCGGCCACCGTCGGCGCGTGACGGCGAGCTTCGGCATCGCCTCCCTGCCCGAGGACGTGGCGCCCACGGCGGACGACCTGATCCAGGCCGCCGATGAGGCGCTGTACGCGGCCAAGCGCGCCGGCAAGAACCGCGTCTCAGTCCACGAGGACGTCGTCGTGGCGCAGCCCGCGGCTTCCGAGGCCAAGGTCGAATGAGCGAGCCCTCGGTCCCCAGGCAGGTGCTCATCGTCGAGGACGACGCCAAGGTCCGCGGCGCCCTGCGCGAGGTTTTCGTCACCGACGGCTACCAGTGCCGCGTGGCGGCCAACGGGCGCGAGGGGCTGGACGCCTTCCAGCGGGAGCGCCCGCCCCTGACGTTGACCGACATCAAGATGCCCGTGATGGACGGGCTCGAGTTCCTCAAGCGCGCCCGAGCCATAGACGGCGACGCGGCGATCATCGTCATCACCGGCGTTGGTGACGTAAAGACCGCCATCGAAAGCCTCAAGTGCGGGGCGTACGATTTCATCGTCAAGCCCGTGAACGTCGAGGAGGTCCTCATCGCGGCCGAGCGGGCGCTCGAGCGGCGGCAGCTGCTCATGGAGCGGCGCGAGTACCACACGCTGCTGGAGCGGCGCGTGGCCGAGGCGACGAGGGACCTGGCCGCCGCGCTGAATGAGCTCGAGGATACCTATCGGACGACGCTCGAGGCCCTGGGCTCGGCGCTCGACACGCGGGACGTCGGCACGCACGCGCACTCGCGTCGGGTCGTCGGCTACTCCCTCGCGCTCGCGCGGGCCCACAGCCTGCCGGAAAGCCAGATGCGCGACATCGAACACGGCGTGCTGCTCCACGACATCGGAAAGATCGGCATCCCCGACGGCATCCTGCTCAAGCCGGGGCCGCTGGGGCCGGAAGAGTGGAAGATCATGCGCACCCACCCCGACCTGGGCCGCCGGCTCGTCGAGCCCATTCCCTTCCTGCGGGGCGCCGTGCCCATCGTCTACCACCACCATGAGCGGTGGGACGGGACGGGCTACCCGGCGGGGCTCCGCGGCGAGACGATCCCGCTCAGCGCGCGCATCTTCGCGGTCGCCGATGCCTTCGACGCCATGACGTTCGACCGGCCGTACTCGGTCGCCATCTCCTTCGAGGCGGCCCGCCGCGAGATCGAGCGCTGCTCCGGCACGCACTTCGACCCCGCGGTGGTCGAGACCTTCTTGAAGCTCCCCCTGGAGCTGCTGGAGACCATCCGGAACGGATCGGGAAATGC encodes the following:
- a CDS encoding cysteine desulfurase family protein, producing MERGGAAPDRVYLDYAGFSPVDPRVLAVMRPFLEAGIGNPSAPHSLGSEALESLEAARAKVARLVGGAAPGVIFTSGATEANNLAIRGIALRGGDRPRHVVTSAAEHISVLNACRDLEKAGDAVSILPVDAEGRVDPEAVRTALRPETVLVSIGAACAEIGTLQPLGDIARITRAAGVPLHVDAVGALGRVPFAAEAVGLDLVTLSSNDLYGPPGAGALWVRPGIKLLPQMLGGGQEGGYRSGTENLPALVGLGVAAELMRAETGHGEPARLAALRDRIVDALAASIPDCRLTGSRAERLPHHASFVFRGVKADSVLLDLDLCGVAASSGSACAQRTGTPSQVLRAIGCAPEEMEGSLCFTLGRWSTLAEVDAVLARLPPIVLRLRALTLPAPR
- a CDS encoding sulfurtransferase TusA family protein gives rise to the protein MATEPKVFIPDREIDCIGLFCPMPIVKTREAIRVMRPGELVAMLSDDPASDADMRSWCQITGNELVEVSREDGVYRFLVRKTR
- a CDS encoding GGDEF domain-containing protein, whose product is MAQAKRAVRPKPEEPTLVAGGARRTIMLALWLTSFIPLMVVAYSFYAYLLPLLDHTRQVRDLPWLQALLVFTGLLMAVGGVLIWGLTRALPRPEPAAQTPAPAPERPQAASKNLDDADGLLHSFSRMLAPIEQQAAALDRYATRLDNAYQELESTNARLKEFSFKDEVTGLYNRRFFSIRLEEEVSRYRRFNHPVSVVLLDLDAFKSVNDELGHAAGDETLRGMAEILLRHSRGINVICRYGGDEFAVLLVETSKAGARLYADRIRYVLSSYQFGHRRRVTASFGIASLPEDVAPTADDLIQAADEALYAAKRAGKNRVSVHEDVVVAQPAASEAKVE
- a CDS encoding HD domain-containing phosphohydrolase, whose translation is MSEPSVPRQVLIVEDDAKVRGALREVFVTDGYQCRVAANGREGLDAFQRERPPLTLTDIKMPVMDGLEFLKRARAIDGDAAIIVITGVGDVKTAIESLKCGAYDFIVKPVNVEEVLIAAERALERRQLLMERREYHTLLERRVAEATRDLAAALNELEDTYRTTLEALGSALDTRDVGTHAHSRRVVGYSLALARAHSLPESQMRDIEHGVLLHDIGKIGIPDGILLKPGPLGPEEWKIMRTHPDLGRRLVEPIPFLRGAVPIVYHHHERWDGTGYPAGLRGETIPLSARIFAVADAFDAMTFDRPYSVAISFEAARREIERCSGTHFDPAVVETFLKLPLELLETIRNGSGNAGQPVTKGPLMREH